A region of the Ostrinia nubilalis chromosome 21, ilOstNubi1.1, whole genome shotgun sequence genome:
TGCACgattaatatacatattttatattatctcgTATAAATAACCATACACGTAGTTATACATGTCGTGATAAAAGATATGGATACAGATATATAACAATGTATAAACAAGTGAACAACTTCGAACGGTGTTAGAAATAACGCtagaatattaattaatgatagAAAAACTTCAAATACAGGTTATATAGGTAGATATGTAGCACAGTGcttagctaaaatatttcaccccAGGCGCACGCATGATTATGTACAACCAAtttaaatatacatacatagttaTACATTATTGTGGACTAAACAGTGGGGTTATATACGTTATACACGATGGCTATCTAGGAATCGCAAGCTAAATCTGGATTTTATATGTGAAAAGGTTTAAATACACGAGAACGAGAATGTATTGGATAAATACGAAGCGATATAAAGGACTTAATAGAGAATCCCTTGTACAAAGTGAGCAATCTCGAAATAGCCTACAATCCAAGCGACTTACCGTTCAATATGTACAACAACAACTTTAGaacatttataaattatttaaattccaACGTCGCTTTGTAGGACTTcccttgtaggtacctacattacgtAAGTTTCGTTTGCGCTCATGAAAAAATTTAACACTCCATAAatacttatatttttgttaagattatATTTTCTAAATGTAACGAAACTTGATTGCAAGCAGTCTTTTGTCGGTTGTCAACAATAGTTATAATATTATGGACTCGTTATACCATAATGAATAAGTATCTAAccgcataaatatttaaaacaacgAACAATGCATTTATTTGCTATTACTCGAAACGCATTTCTAAGTATGAAAAACATTTCATGAGAGACCACTTCAATATACTTaacatagtttttaattttaaacaacgtAACCATAATTGTTATTCTTGATTAATTTAAACATATGAAGGTAAAGTCTTCACCTGCAATAATTATTGAATCAAAAATTTACGTAAGAAGTccaaggtacctacctatccaTTTAGATTTCACACCGTAATATTTGTTTAAAGAAATCTCTTTAATTATATAAATCATTACAAAACGAACGTCGATGAAGTTTCAATAGGTAGATATTATATTAAGTTGATGTCTGAATCTGGGATTGTATGTTATGTATTCCTAAGTGATAAATGACGCAGAAATGTATATTATTAGAATGATAAAGATGGTATCACGTCTACTATCAcagaatattattatgtcgAGAATAAGGGATCAGGCGAATAAATTGAATGCACTTATTTTATGTTCTTAAGTTATTAACGAAGATtcggatttttgtttttgggtTGCCTTAGTCTCCGGATACTGCCAAATCACTATAGGCACctacttttattaatttcaagATATTTATTACCAGTATTCAAATGTGAATTATAAGATATAACCCAACTTAAATATAAGATTTATATGGCTTTGAAgattatacaagatattaagGTAGGatcaacttttaacattaactCCCGTTTTTATTTAGCTATATGGATGACATCATTATTGCCAAAGTTTATACTGCATGATTACATTATTGTACATTTTCATTATTCACATCATTGTCATTATATTGCACAGGGCTTCGTCATGGTCACTGAGAAAAACGATATTATTGAAAATTTGGTCACTCAGTAGGACGGTTAAAATGGGACAAAGTGTCggcaataattaaaattaatatttggaagaggatattattattattttattacattattatactgtaaaTTTGTATTGTAAAAGTTATTCCATAAAACAAGGTTAGTAAAATTTGATACTTCAAGGttttgtattaaatatttaaaggtAACTCACAGCTAGCGATCGAAAACGTAACGTAGTAAATCACAACAACTCTATACCACAAGGATTGTGAAATAGTAACTAGATTATAACTTTATATATTTTCATACCTATACATACTGAATAATGCAGTTCCAATGCAATTATGTGTTAAACAATTCACTCGTATTCTAACCTAACAGATGGGCAAAAGTCCGAAGATAGAAAACATTAGATACACGACTAATTTCATGTGTTTATACTCCAACCGTGGGTACTATCGAGACAGCACTAATACTTGAATATTTCACTAGACTGTGCGtttattgaattattatttacaacattTCCTAAAGTAAGTACTTCGGTACTGGTAGATCAGCCGGCCTAAGTAGAAAAGTTTGAACATCGCCACCGACTTCACGCCGAGGGCAGGTCAGTCGCAGCAGAGCCCTACTGGGCGGGGGCGCTCGGTTCAGCCCCGCGAGGGGACGGCGGAGGGGGCGCGGAGCCCGCCCCGCCGGCATTATTTGCCGCCGAGGCCGAACTTCATGAAAATGAGCTCCTTGCCTTTGCTGAGGATGTCGCCGCCCGGGGCGGTCATCTCGGAGAACTTCTGCATGAGGTTGGGCTGGGAAGTGGGGGGCTGCGCGGGCTGGAGGGGCTGCGCAGTGGGCGCGGGGACGACGGCGGGCCCGGGCCGGCGGGCCGGGGAGACGGTGACGGCGGCGGTGCCGGCCACGCTGGCGGTGACGCCGGTGGTGGCCAGCGGCGTGCCGGCGGCCGTGCCCGGCGACTGCACCGTGGGCGTGCCCGCGTTACCAGCGCTCGTGCGCGCGATCGTGCTCGCCGGCTGCGCGCTCGCCACGCCTCTCGCCCTCGCCTGTCGATCAACTCGCTTTATCACCTGCCTCACTAATACTGCCCTCTTGAAACAATCGTCAAACGAGAGATGATCTTGCAATTAATACAAATAGCTGCCTAAGATGTTACAAATATGAACTATGATCTTCCTGAAAGATTCTGAAATCTGAACAGAGCTTTTAAGCATGTTTATTCTTTTGAACACGATTAACActctttctgtttttttttatagccGTCTGTAAAACCATAATCATGTCTCATGTTTCTATAATTGTTTCAGGAGGGCAGTAAGAAtcataataatgataaatagatGCATAAAAATGAGCAATCATTTCTATaggttattttaaacttgaaataaGATCTATGTTGTGAGAAGCATTTATGAAATGAGGTAAAATAGCAGAtgatgatatttatttaaaatattttttccaggaAGGTTTTGAAAATTGTATTAAATTATATCAGATAGGAAGAGAAATACGTTCAAGTTAAACGAGGGGCCTTACATTAAGGAAACTGGTTAATCATTTAACTGGTAGATACACAATAGTAAAGAGAGAATCTCAATTAAAATCTTTACATGCGGTTACACGTTCTAACACTTTATAATAAAtccataaaaatactttaaaatgtGCAATATAAAATCATGCATTGCCATACATCAAAGCAGGTGAaaggtaattaaaaatattttacaaagttCAAAACACGAACCGGTACTCATCTGAAATGAAATCAAGATTTTCTCACGAGAATCTTAGTGCGAAGATCTCGAGGAAAACCATAGGATTTATCGTGTTGTAGGAATTTGTACATCTTCAGTATTCAGTACATTCATCATGCTTTAACTACAACATAAAGCATTCAAAGAATACTATTCGATTACTCAACGAGTTATATTTTTAACTGTAACTTTAACTGATTCGGAGCTCGATACAGTAATCGTCTAGTAACGGACCACATTCACAGGCCTCAGACATGTATCCTTAATGGTGAATGGGTTATGGTATCTGATGTGAGTGAAGTATACGCCAGTGTAGGTTATGTTCTAGTCTCTGTATGATCAGGTCCAGTATATGGCATGGCAGCTAATGATGTGTACGAGGGTAACCATGATCTCAATGAGTTATCACCGAACAATCTAATGGACCAAGTGAACGCAGAGAGCGAAAACTATAAACGCCCCGTCTGTACACTGAGCGTAATGAAACCGATGGAACGCAAGGtaagtatagataaaataaatgaagaaaagaaaacagtgaaataataaaatctagAGTTATGAAGTGAAagtcaaacaaaaaataaacgacTAGTATTGTTGCATAGTATACTTGAAACTGTATTGTTGTGGGTCGATTAAAAACGGTATTTTTACCTGAGAATTCGCCTGTTCTGGATTACTGGCGCATGTGTTGTGGTCTAACTGAGAAGGGGGAAGAGGGCAGGCATCTAGCAAACAGACAATACACACAACATATATAGTGACCACAGACAACCACTTGAATCTTGGATCACACCTCACGCGCACCGTGAGCTCTGTGCAAGTCTATGTTGCGTGTATTTAGACAGCCTACCCACTGACGTGGGTCGTGGAACTACTTCCGTGAAAGGTGAACGTGACgaaccaaaaataaaataggaTAGAGAGTTGGATAGATGTGAAAATAAAACAAGGACTTAAAGTAACGCGTTGGATAGGTCCCGAAAGTGGCTTAACGAAGATGCTGGGTTATTGAGTGTAAATTGACTGTTCTTAACATCATAATTCGGTTTGGGCTTATTTTTCGACCACGTGACGTTAACGATGTTTGTGACTGTGTAATCCAAGATAGTGTTAATTAGCAAAGTGTACACCAAGAGTCTTTGTGCTCCGTAGATTGCAACCGGACTCGCATTTTACAATTCCGTTTTACTTTCTCAGTTTTTAACGGATTTATCCCAAACTATGTTACACGAATTCACCTTTGACTCTTGAGTTATAAATCTATACACAGTGATTGTCTTTTATTCCAGGTGAATTTGTGAACTGGCCTCACAATAAGGAATAGCAACAAAAGGTTGAGTCAATTCAGAGCCATTGATGACGCTATAGGAGAAAAAGATGATAGTCTCTCAAATACTGAAGTTACTGACGGTATAGCAAAACGGAACGTGAAACGTCGAACTCGCTGTACGAGTCCAATCGCAATCGCAAGACCGTGTACAGGAAAGATGATAGAGGGTACCAGAGCGAAATAGCTAGCGTCTCTCAGTACTCACATAGCAAGTCCAAGGTGCAAACATGAAACACTCAAAGCTCTCGGTGAACGCAACACAACGAGTCACCGCACTTACCTAACGATGGGCGACCGGGCGTTTCTTTAATGAATTTTGTCTAATCATGTATGTACAAAGTTTATGTTGCGTGTATTAGTCTTATGTCCCAATCGCGAATGGTGTAGCGTGGTGATGGTAATGAATAATGCGAAGTTGTTTTGCTCAAATGCATAGTTTTAAGGCGTTCTTCAATTTAGATACGATTGAGAAGACGGCCCGGCCGCCCATTCCAAGTCTACTCTCGAAAGTTAAATTTAGACCGAAATAAGGAGCATTAAGAGAATTGATGTAATTTTACAATAGAAAACCCAAATATTCAAGGAAAAGTGGACATGAGATTGCAAAATGTAAAGACAAGTGTGGGACTAGCCCAAACCAAGAAGGTGCACATAGAAATTGGTATTTCGAAAATAAATTCAATGTGTCGAGAGTAGACtttatttcgttatttattatttctttacgTCTAACAGGGAAAGTAACTATGACAGCGAATATCGAAAAGCCAGCTGCGGCTCTAAGTTGGGCGGTTACGCACCTGTTTTGCGGTGGTGGTTACGGGGCGCGGGGGCGACGTTGtcccgcggcggcggcgggggccCGCGCGCGCCGGGCCCCGGGGccacgccgcgcccgcgccctgcGCCCGGCCCTGCGCTGCCGGGCCCTACACCGCCCGCGCCCCGCCCTCCCATGCTTGCGCCTGTGTAAgtgaaaacatttttaaatcaaGAGCCATATAATATTGACAATGGTAATGAAGCTCAAACTGTAGTTCGGTGTGCTGTCGCAGTATATTCATTGAATTTTCATAAAGTTTTCACACATTATTTAtatcaaaatgtaaactaaagTGACAATAATGAAAAAAGTTCTTTAACGCAAGATTCCTATTCTTTTATGAAGTCCATCATTGGCTTGCAGCATTCTTGCCTGAGAATCAAGCACCCTCTACCTACAATAAAGAAATTGTAATAGAATCTATACTTCAAATATTTAATAGCTAAAGTGGTTCATACCTTGGCCAGCCTGCCCCGGCGCATACTGGTCGTTCGCCTCAGTGAGAAAGTTGCTCGGCACGAGCCCCCTCACGCCATCAATCTCCGCCATGAAGAACCCGTCGTCGTCCATCTCTCCATAAACGTGGATGATCTGCCCCGTCTGGAAGCTCAGCTCCGCCTGCAACACGTGCCGTCTCTGTTTTAGGGTTAAACAATTGTCAGCTCAAGTCGTTGGAGGACGCCCCAAAGTCTGTAAAGAGTCCCGTCCTACTCCAAGGCTCTACTTTGCTGAACAATTTCGATATACGTCGCTCTACTTCTTGAAGGTGGTCAGAGATATCGAAGTTATTCCGCCGAGTAGACCAGTGGGACCTATCGATTGAAAGCGAGAACAGTAActcttaaaaatatcaaaagaaaaagaagtgaaTGTTGTGAAGAGACATGGAGAGTAAATTTTGTATCAAGCTAATAAGATGGTGAGAAGTTAAAATCCAAGGTGTAAGGGAAGATAAAGGAAGTGAATAGTGTGAGAATTTGTGGATAGATTGAGGAGTTGGACTTACATCAGCGTCCACGTTGGGGCTCAGTTCCTGTGGGTCGTAGTCGTAGAGCGCCACCATCCTGCGGACGGGCTGGTTCTGGTAGGCGTCGGTCCAGCGGTCGCGGGGCTTGGCCGCCGCCTGGCCCGCCATCTCCTGCTCCGAAACCTCCACCACCATGTTGTGAGGCACGTAGCCGCGCCGCCCGCGGCATTCGCCCCAGTAGAAGCCGTCCGCGTCTTTGTCGCCCCACACCTAGTTAAATGAAGATACTTTTAGTACCTACGTACATCTAAatactcaaaggtgactgactgactgactgacatagtgatctatcaacgcacagcctaaaccactggacggatcgggctgaaatttggtatgcaggtagatgttatgacgtaggcatccgctaagaaaggatttaacgaaactccacccctaagggggtaaaacgggatccacgcgtacgaagtcgcgggcggccgctagtgttttATATAATGTAACtgacttataataatatttacagtattttggaagaaaatatctaaaaaatctttattaattGGCATTATGAGACAATATAACAACTCACCTTTGTATCCTTGATTCCATGTAATGAAAGCTAAACCATCAGAATATTACCCGTTAGAGGTATATTTTACTCACCTTGATAGTGTCTCCTTCACTAAACGGCAGTTCTTCGTCACAGCTCTCGGGATTGGGACTCATTGTGGCTGGGTCATAGTCAAAGAGCGCGATGAAGTAGCGACTCCTCTTGGACTGGGGGTGGCCTTGCTGCGGGTGGCGCTGACCCGGCTGCGGGCCCCGGGGCCCTGGGGGTGGGCCGCCCCGGGGCCCGTACTGGAGGTTACTCTGCTGCGCCTGCTgctataataaattacatttattatagGCGCCCGTCTTTGAATTGAATGAAAAATACCTGAAGATGAAAAAAGAGATACCTGATGAGGGTTAGGAGGTCGCCCCCTTTCGTGGTGGTTCCGTGGTGGCGGGTTCTGGAACTGCTGCGGCTGGCCGGGGTACGGCGGCTGCTGGCTACTTGGGAACGGGCCGCCCGGTGGATAGGGCGGTTGCTGCGTGCCATGGTAAGCTGGTGTACTCGGGTACGGCGGACCCAATGGCTGCTGCGACGCTTGCGCTGGTTGGGACGGTTGCTGCTGACGTCCGTACGAACCAACACATTAATAAGGTTAGATTTTCCATAACAAAGCCAACAGCAATCTCTAAGCTCATAGCCATCAATTCCTCCATTGGCGTTGCGacaagcaataaaaatattaccttCTCCTCTGATGTAATAAAACAACACATTCTGTTGTAGCTCTAGACAACCCCCATGCACAACGAAAGCTAGCGTGCAGCGCTTAAACTTGAAACCACATCATTCATAGCAGAGATCAGAACAGTCGGTTCCAAAAGTGCTTGTCAATTACATAGAAACAAAATAATAGATCAAACTGTTTGGGAACCTCTCCAGTTAATCGATAAAATCTTAGTTCAGTATCAGGCTTACACGTTAACATAGAGACACTGAGTTCAGTAGGTGTGTGAGGGGTGTTGAGTGTCGCGTCGAAGCCAAGACAGCATGCAGGAACAATACAAACACGCGCTGAACATGCTCGAGTGATATGATTTTGTTTCGAGTGCTTTTGTAGGGGCCTACCGTTCTGGGTTGCCTAACCATTGGTCCTGAAGGGTTACGTGAGAACTCGTGCTAATCGTGTCATAACCTGGACGTGTCTGGGGCGCGTGACCTGTGTCGAGTGTGTGGCATCGAACATCGAGGAGGTACAATAAGTGAAGATGACAACACAGAACACCGAGAAGTGGAAACTCGTGATTGGGAGAGAGTCCGCACAAAGTTGAGAGAAAGAGAGCATAGTGAATAGTGCTAGCACATGGAGAGCACATCGATGACAGCTAGGAGTTATCGCAGACctgcgggcggcggcgcgtcgCCTCCTCGTCCTCGCTACCCAGCTCCGTCGCGCCCTCTTTAGTGATTTCGATGGCCGGTATTCCCGATTGCTACCACACGGTCATTCAATATTTTAGCATACAACAAATTGTTTTcaaacaagacaaaaacaaGGTGAAAGTATGGGCGTGCAGACGGAATGGTCGATGCAGATGTCAAGAATGGTGCCGAACTAAATTCGTCGCTTGTTGATGACGTGATCAGCTTGCCTCTTGATTTCAATGATACCTTTATTGCAAGGGTACAAGCGTTGTTATATCAACATAGTTGTAGGAAGCAGACGAGTAAGCTGTAGAGAGTGTAGTAACACAATAGTCATCAAAGTTAGAGGTTCAAGAAGTGGCCTCGTAGACTGTTACCAAGCAGAGCAAGTAAAGCCGTATTGAATGAAAGCAGAAGTGGAAACATTGAAGTTCACTGCCGTGGGAGCATTGGGCTATACTTTTTGTGAATTGTTTTACTCCATTGCATTGCGACTTCTCGGGATTATCATGATGATTTTCGTGTAAACTGATTCTGATGGTATGCAAGTTGATGCAAATCATTTGATGTAAGTATGAGTAATGAGAAAATTGTCTTAAGTCCGAGTTATTTGACTATAGCCTATGCTAATTCATAGATGATGCTATGTGATAGAAGACTTCTAACAATTCTAAAGTCTGATTAATTGTAACTCATCAATATATCGTTAGTCGACTATCGCTATACGGCTCTATTTGATTATAAGTAGATACAAGGCTTACATTTTTCAATAAACATAGTGTTCATCGATATTCCAAGTATTCTTTagtggaaataaaaatatgcatGAGTCAGCTAAAATATAACTTTGTCTACAATAACTGTTCTCGTCTACTTTcataattatatgtataaaagcATACTCAAAGTAAAGTTGTTTTCATATGCTGATTATACGTCTACATTAGTATTTATATAGAATACGGGCACACTgtgtaagtaataaaataaaaattataaaaaacattatatAACTAATAACACAAACAAAAATACActctcaaaataaaacaaaacatgaaACGCTAAACAAAACTGGTGTATATATAGAACtccagaaataaataaaaattatttgataaGACGTGTTAAAATTCCTTACCGAAGGGGTTATTTTGTCGAATATACTCTTTAGGAGGCCTGTGCCGAATCCGCTCGTGGGCTATGGAAAGGTGTATAACAGTTATGTGAGAGAGCGAGGTTAGGTTAGACTAAGTGGATGATAAACTCATGAGCTCCATGAAGGTATTGTCTGTGTCACAAATTACAAGCTCTTTATTTGTTCTAGGTAGTATATCTGTAAGGTGTCGTGCGTTGTTTTGGGTATCGGCCAATAGCACTAGAGACTACATCTAGTTGCAAGCAGTATGCATTTAATTTTGAACGATCGAGCCGAGTGCATAGCTATAGTCGATGGCGCGGGTGGTCGTGTCGTGAACCGCTCGGCAGATAACTACTGGACATTAGAAGATGCCAGCGACAGAACCACAGAAGATAGTATAAAGAGTGCAGTTTGCAACACCGATAACACGAGACAAACGGGCTGGGTTacattcaaatcaaattaattattaacaatACTAAGTAACGGTAAAAGGAAACaagaaagataaatatttatgagTTAAGAAATACCAAACTGTTTGTCTCGCTAGAAAAGAGCATTATGACATTGAACGTTAATGATAGTAGCTAAGAAGACACAGACGAAGAATCAtcagagataaaaataaaatatgaagctcataataaaatacttaatcaACGATTCAAAGAAATATATACTGGCGAAATGAAATTTGAAGTAACACACGAAATATACAACATTGATTTGCAAACCAAATATATGTAGGTATAGACAAAGTGCTGTGCCGACCAACattgaaaattatttcattttaaaattatttattaaaccaATTCAGTCAGCAAATAGTTGATAATTAAAATGGGAATTTAATTATGGATAATACTCATGTTCATAAAATTATGAGATTAGATGACTGACATCAAACTATTTGGTTAATTTGATTGATATTAACTCTCATGGCAAAATCTTAAGATGAATTTAGAATTAATATCAATCAACATCACACAATTACACAAATTGAACATAAAAaatgaaagataaaatggaaAGAGCGGTCACCTGAGCAGCGTGTTGGTCGTGACGATTAGCAGTAGGGAAAATCTCCTTATCGGATAAATTTTCATCGTGTTCTATCACTTGCTGATGCTGTTGGTACGGTTGGGGCCTTTGCTGCGGGCCACGGAAAACACCAGGTCCAACTTGATTGGGCCCAGGCCCAGGGCCGCGGGGCATCCTCGAAGCTACCCCTCGGAGCACCGCAGGAGGGATAGGCGTCGGAGCACTGTCACTGGACTGACTGTCCCGGGATTTTGTACGAACCTGGAAACAATTTTGTGTTACATCAACAGAACAAGTACTGTTTGTGTCCTCGCCCCTTTTTACTGGCAATAAATTAAGATGTTGTAAACAAGAGTCGGGCAAAAGTTGATTGTGTATCGCAAACGTAGCATTCTACAGCCAAATGAAGCTCCATACAGCCATACTTACTGTGACACATTTAGGATTGAGGCCGATCAGTTTCCCGATATCGATGAGCGCGTGGTCCCCGGTGGGGGAGTCGACGTCGGTCACCTTCTTGCCGTCCGCGTACACTGCGTATCCAGTGACGGGTCCAGAGGCCGGCGGGCGGAGCACCGGTTGCCAGGTGACGAGCAGAGTGCCGTCTTGGGGCCCCGCTTCCACCTGCGACACCGCACCAATCACCACCAATAATCCAGCCGAACGTTCAACACGCTAGCCAATTGGGTATTTGAAAACATTTTCAATTTCGTAACCAGCTTCAGTATACTAAAAGCCACAGGGAGGAACTGACGTCACACGACACAGGGTTCGCTAAACTAACCAAGGTAAGAGCTGGGATTGGTCAACAGAATTTTTATCCTGGAGCTGGATTTATGGTTATGATTGACGCGACTTCCTCGAAATTGTCGGAGGTGCTGTGTGCGTCGAGGTTGTGATATCATTTAAAGGAACAGGGGTGTATCAGTAGTGAGTATTAAGTATAGGTATGTACGGGTTGATAGTCACACACTTGGTAAAGCGTTAGAAAGCTATCGTCAAGTGCGTGTGCTAATATGCTGACACCACATAAAATTCTTGATAAAGCAGTCCCTAAAACTTGTAAGGGTATCCAGTTTTACATTGTGATTACTGTCAAGTATAGTTATTGGATATCAGTGGGCGGGGAAATGTAAGTGTAATGTTAAAGTTTGGATTGATAAGCATGCGTTGTTCCATCATGCTATTTTTGAGACGGCTTCCCGTGAGACGTACCATGATTTCGTTCGGTGGATCGGGAAGGCCTTTGGGCAGGGTTCTAAAGTCCGTGTAAGCGCCTGGAGCTTCTTCTATAGTTATTCCAGAAGGCGGGCCGGCTCTCAAATGTTTTGCTCGGACTGTTACTCTGTACTGCGTGCTAGGTGACAGCCCCGTGATAGTATGGCGGTACACACCTGGCTTCACAGTACGAACCTAAAATGTGTCATAATAAGTAAATATCATGAATCACCAAATCAGTAGTACCTTTGCATGCCTATATAGAATATTGCTTACTTCAACGTTGTTGACACAGACGACATGCTGATGGTTCGAGTTGGCGGGCAACCAAGAAATGACAGCTTGTGAACAAGTGACTCCACTGGCCCTCACGCACGTAGGCCCCATGTTCGCGGTGTCTCGGCCAATGACCATGGTGCAAGCGGCGTCGCGAGACGTACGGCGGGAAGCGGTCACTGAGCGCACGCTGATGCGGTGTGGCTTCAAAAATAACATCTAAAGTTAGCTAACACTGCTTCTCGCTCACGTAACAATGTTGTATATCAATCAATATACAATGGTACAGAAGTAATACAACTAAAAGCGAACTGTGATATCGAACTAAAATAATCAGTGCTCTTCGAGAATGATAGGTAAATGATAACTAAGGCGACACAGACATATGAGGAACtaacattaaaaataacactaaaAGGAACTCACTCTGTTGGAGTCGACTCCTTCGACCAGAGCGCGGGTGCGCTCGGTGGCCTTGACGGTCGTTTTGAGGACTCCGTCGACGTAGACGTGGTAGCTCTCGATGTTAGCCTGCTGGACGCCCTCGGGCGCCGTCCAGCCGATGAGCACGGACTTGTTCAACTGCCGCTCCAGGGTCAGCTGCCGCGGCGCAGGCACTAGCGACGAGAAAAACAGCTCGGCTGTTCAGGTCCGAGGGTAGATCGCATAGGAGTGCAGCCAGGCAGGCGAAGTGCGAGTGATATGCGAAGAAGCGTGCAGCGAAGTCCAGCGGTAACGGGACGGGGACATAGGAAGGAAAGGTTCCGCTATAAAACTATTGCTACATTTCCATATGAATAAATGCATGGTCAAAATGTAACGTGTAAAATTTTCAAGTTTTACTTCAAATTTTAAAATCGTGATTCTCAAGCATCATGTAGAGGTGTATTGATGCGCCTGCGTAAGCATGCAGAAGTTTGAGTTCAAAAGAGTAAATGTTGTGGTGGTGTGATTGTTAAAAAGTAAACTAtattaaattgtataaaatctAATCTTTAATATATCAGTAAGCTGCTAATTTAGTAAAACAGTCTAGG
Encoded here:
- the LOC135082447 gene encoding peripheral-type benzodiazepine receptor-associated protein 1-like, with amino-acid sequence MVTVTGHAAALETVRCEELQLELSSALRARGGHGGHGASGGGGWGAPQSQPASEIERIMAKIEQDNRILAELEHTRSTTHGMQSSGSNQALGEFHSPTPSPLPHLYTSTSGHAAICQSNTMPTLSTLHATGQFTAPSSNSVAYSMSAHNPTSYSNPVSAYSTNSYLPNTHQVTFTNPVTAPLVNNISQISSTLAGLQSNLQNITGNVSGMNLGGGLTGSGLTGTLPGSGLTSCLNNVQTSLSGGLTSTLSGIQSSLTGALNPLSNITGATQLGTLNTSLTGTNAYGTGTYTNPLLSSGLGTNAMNIKLKPLDEIDLGIGRYGTTTSGVGRVATPVTPHQPSWSLGLDSQFGPDRMAGMDSGFSHDRNQRALSRIMPNSGLEMDVRNTHFMNGAVTNEPQVDMLDIPGKGRCCVYIARFSYDPPEIESAEGELSICAGDYLLVWGPPDPNASMLDAELLDGRRGLVPANFVQRLVGDDLLEFHQTCSQAVVTTLRDVDESATTAVSDLSLSRDVARLSEVADISEGPEDDDNVPAPRQLTLERQLNKSVLIGWTAPEGVQQANIESYHVYVDGVLKTTVKATERTRALVEGVDSNRPHRISVRSVTASRRTSRDAACTMVIGRDTANMGPTCVRASGVTCSQAVISWLPANSNHQHVVCVNNVEVRTVKPGVYRHTITGLSPSTQYRVTVRAKHLRAGPPSGITIEEAPGAYTDFRTLPKGLPDPPNEIMVEAGPQDGTLLVTWQPVLRPPASGPVTGYAVYADGKKVTDVDSPTGDHALIDIGKLIGLNPKCVTVRTKSRDSQSSDSAPTPIPPAVLRGVASRMPRGPGPGPNQVGPGVFRGPQQRPQPYQQHQQVIEHDENLSDKEIFPTANRHDQHAAQPTSGFGTGLLKSIFDKITPSQSGIPAIEITKEGATELGSEDEEATRRRPQQPSQPAQASQQPLGPPYPSTPAYHGTQQPPYPPGGPFPSSQQPPYPGQPQQFQNPPPRNHHERGRPPNPHQQQAQQSNLQYGPRGGPPPGPRGPQPGQRHPQQGHPQSKRSRYFIALFDYDPATMSPNPESCDEELPFSEGDTIKVWGDKDADGFYWGECRGRRGYVPHNMVVEVSEQEMAGQAAAKPRDRWTDAYQNQPVRRMVALYDYDPQELSPNVDADRRHVLQAELSFQTGQIIHVYGEMDDDGFFMAEIDGVRGLVPSNFLTEANDQYAPGQAGQGASMGGRGAGGVGPGSAGPGAGRGRGVAPGPGARGPPPPPRDNVAPAPRNHHRKTDACPLPPSQLDHNTCASNPEQANSQARARGVASAQPASTIARTSAGNAGTPTVQSPGTAAGTPLATTGVTASVAGTAAVTVSPARRPGPAVVPAPTAQPLQPAQPPTSQPNLMQKFSEMTAPGGDILSKGKELIFMKFGLGGK